From a single Ornithodoros turicata isolate Travis chromosome 8, ASM3712646v1, whole genome shotgun sequence genomic region:
- the LOC135367168 gene encoding syndetin-like — protein sequence MELTKKLKSLVGRQGSLSNTSSAENCSVSPSSPQASVDRVKPCEQRPSLADPQLEEETLNSIEPVYYSDDTFDASEYVLKKLPEDFDKAVIQAERQTLRNQLYVVSKRVSDLILQNQSCYMSELQTVMELQRNLEEAGEICSTGRRNLAKTREDFTEASLGILANCRKRETLRSLLKSLHLIKTLQETDASLRELLEEENYAGAIQLCLACQNAASTLKHYRCISELSSKLQDTLEMTDEQLDVALSKICTKFDKCKYEKLQAAYELLGKTQIAADQLLMHFASAIHNRASAIVLGYVELCSGQKDANFQKMLYPALCANIHVDCFTSCLMDLSKALWEVMCSYKAILEWHGSREVPPPTPSEEGDAPDVAYLYVQQKLQHGLLRIWQDVQNKVQLYVLACDISSFKFDEFIQVLDIVRRLMNIGDEFCQSKSEDLQESLRKLSGNYFKNYHRCCLDELRMFLENESWALVPVRENFSILHLQEFRFLRNYLQARPVLSPDRVEKAEEISPMRRSGTRTFDINSNPFVIQADDEEEDVFDSASNDHNKGAGSDSDDSDVPEELKQDYVDEMAGETPQRRTSKPSKRYMSRPENVPFVTNTTLNVLRLLGKYMKMMDVLHIIAFDVFLCMSQLFDYYMYTVYLFFAKEMSDFSENSLSNKLRTSLRRISDVLILVSKDLESGDPSQTKDKVPPPSLSPVVSLIDPADLHGLAERVVAAESLAFLSQQFESLAPHLDALIPQAKQPYLKTYTQNVALSVDLRRPIYMTVAAKSINYDQVLGFMERVHWDIHDIPSQHSSYVDLLVRELQNFIMRLSDVSKRTPIPKVASSLLWEHCIRMSNRTFIEGFSQAKKCTNEGRALMQLDYQQFVSKVEKLMDLRPLPDRELVEGYIKAYYMLDKALESWILSHKEYTPKQLIGLVNCVTQLNKKSRQNLINLIDENDRTKR from the exons ATGGAGCTAACAAAAAAGCTCAAGTCTCTCGTCGGCAGACAG GGTTCACTTTCAAATACAAGCTCTGCCGAAAATTGTAGCGTCTCTCCATCAAGTCCGCAAGCATCGGTAGATCGAGTAAAG CCATGTGAACAGAGGCCTTCACTGGCCGACCCTCAATTAGAAGAGGAAACATTAAACTCGATCGAGCCTGTCTACTACTCAGATGACACATTTGACGCCAGCGAATATGTGTTAAAA AAACTCCCGGAAGATTTTGACAAAGCGGTGATACAAGCAGAACGACAAACGCTGCGGAACCAGCTGTACGTG GTGTCCAAGAGGGTCTCTGACCTCATACTTCAGAACCAATCATGCTACATGTCAGAACTGCAGACGGTCATGGAGTTGCAGCGGAACTTGGAGGAAGCCGGCGAAATTTGTAGCACGGGAAGGAG GAATTTAGCCAAGACCCGTGAAGACTTCACGGAAGCCAGTCTCGGTATTCTGGCCAACTGTCGTAAGCGGGAAACATTGAGGTCTCTCCTTAAGTCTCTGCATCTGATTAAGACACTG CAAGAAACAGATGCGAGCCTCAGGGAGCTTCTTGAA GAAGAAAATTATGCTGGGGCCATTCAGCTGTGTTTGGCATGCCAGAATGCTGCCAGCACACTAAAACACTACCGGTGCATCAG TGAACTCAGTTCCAAACTGCAGGACACACTTGAGATGACAGACGAGCAGCTCGACGTGGCGCTCTCCAAAATATGCACAAAGTTTGACAAATGCAAATATGAGAAGCTACAAGCTGCTTACGAACTTTTAGGAAAAACGCAG ATTGCAGCTGACCAGCTGCTCATGCACTTTGCCAGTGCCATTCATAACAGAGCCAGTGCCATAGTCTTGGGATATGTGGAACTGTGCTCGGGCCAAAAGGACGCCAACTTTCAGAAGATGCTATATCCCGCACTTTGTGCT AACATTCATGTCGACTGCTTCACATCTTGCCTCATGGATCTGAGCAAAGCATTATGGGAGGTAATGTGCAGCTACAAAGCGATTCTCGAGTGGCACGGCTCCAGAGAGGTGCCGCCCCCGACACCGTCTGAGGAAG GTGATGCACCAGATGTGGCTTACCTGTACGTACAGCAGAAGTTGCAGCACGGGCTGCTACGCATCTGGCAAGACGTGCAAAACAAGGTGCAGCTGTACGTCCTGGCCTGCGACATATCAAGCTTCAAGTTTGACGAGTTCATACAGGTGTTGGACATTGTGCGGAG GCTGATGAATATCGGAGATGAATTTTGCCAAAGCAAGTCCGAAGACCTTCAAGAATCGTTAAGGAAACTGAGTGGCAATTACTTCAAGAACTATCACAG ATGTTGTCTCGATGAGCTGAGAATGTTCTTAGAGAATGAAAGCTGGGCACTTGTACCGGTTAGGGAAAATTTTTCCATATTACACTTACAG GAATTCAGGTTCCTGAGAAATTATTTGCAAGCTCGCCCAGTGCTGTCGCCCGACAGGGTTGAGAAGGCGGAAGAGATTTCTCCGATGCGGCGCTCTGGCACGAGGACCTTCGACATAAATTCCAACCCCTTTGTGATTCAGGCGGATGATGAGGAGGAGGACGTTTTTGACAGCGCATCC AATGACCATAACAAGGGCGCCGGCTCCGACTCTGACGATTCTGACGTTCCTGAAGAACTGAAACAGGACTATGTAGATGAAATGGCTGGGGAGACGCCACAGAGGAG AACCAGCAAGCCTTCAAAGAGGTACATGTCACGGCCAGAAAATGTTCCCTTTGTGACAAATACAACGCTGAATGTTCTCAGACTACTCG GGAAGTACATGAAGATGATGGATGTCCTGCATATTATAGCCTTTGATGTCTTCCTATGCATGTCCCAGTTGTTTGACTACTACATGTACACA gTTTACCTCTTCTTTGCTAAGGAAATG AGTGACTTTTCCGAAAACTCGCTGAGCAACAAGCTGCGTACTTCGCTCAGGCGAATTAGCGACGTCCTCATTCTCGTAAGCAAGGACTTGGAATCTGGCGACCCGAGTCAGACAAAG GACAAGGTTCCTCCGCCGTCATTGTCTCCCGTTGTCAGCTTGATAGATCCTGCAGATCTTCACGGACTCGCGGAAAGGGTGGTTGCCGCTGAGTCGTT GGCATTCCTATCTCAGCAGTTCGAGTCACTAGCTCCTCATCTTGATGCGCTGATACCGCAGGCCAAGCAGCCATATCTAAAGACTTACACGCAG AATGTAGCACTCTCGGTGGATTTGAGGCGGCCCATCTACATGACTGTGGCAGCCAAGTCTATTAATTATGACCAGGTGTTGGGATTTATGGAGAGGGTTCATTGGGATATTCACGACATTCCTTCCCAGCATAGTAGCTACGTCGACCTTCTCGTAAGA GAGCTTCAGAACTTCATAATGAGACTCTCCGACGTCTCCAAGCGTACGCCAATTCCCAAGGTCGCGTCGTCGCTTTTGTGGGAACACTGCATTCGCATGTCCAATAGGACCTTCATTGAAGG CTTTTCGCAAGCTAAGAAGTGCACAAATGAGGGGCGCGCACTTATGCAGTTAGATTATCAGCAGTTTGTGAGCAAGGTTGAGAAACTGATGGACCTAAGGCCTCTGCCAGATAGAGAACTTGTAGAAGGCTACATAAAAGCGTATTACATGTTAGATAAAGCCTTGGAATCATGGATTCTGTCACACAAG GAGTACACTCCAAAACAGTTGATTGGACTGGTAAATTGTGTGACCCAGCTGAATAAGAAAAGCCGACAAAACCTCATCAACCTCATCGACGAGAATGACAGGACAAAGCGCTAG